The Verrucomicrobium spinosum DSM 4136 = JCM 18804 genome includes a region encoding these proteins:
- a CDS encoding prepilin-type N-terminal cleavage/methylation domain-containing protein, producing MHSSFSTRCRSSMRAAFSLVEMLAAVAIIGIIAFLAIPNLIKMRSDSERNVAIARAEAINMGMATFIQVRGRTQAVSDWTAATTDQAKYAKIAPYISFSETNLTDFVPNGYSITFRTIDPLAKVTLKQGSTTISY from the coding sequence ATGCACAGCAGTTTTTCCACCCGGTGCCGCAGTTCCATGCGAGCGGCTTTTTCTCTTGTAGAGATGCTGGCGGCAGTCGCCATCATCGGCATCATCGCCTTTCTGGCGATCCCGAACTTGATCAAGATGCGCAGTGACAGTGAGCGCAATGTCGCCATCGCCCGCGCCGAGGCCATCAACATGGGCATGGCCACGTTCATCCAGGTGCGCGGCCGCACCCAAGCCGTCTCAGACTGGACCGCCGCCACCACTGACCAGGCCAAGTACGCCAAGATCGCCCCTTACATCTCCTTCTCAGAAACGAACCTGACCGACTTCGTTCCCAACGGGTACAGCATCACCTTCCGCACCATTGACCCTCTGGCAAAGGTCACCTTGAAACAAGGCTCCACGACGATAAGCTATTGA
- a CDS encoding type II secretion system protein, protein MNPSTCRHPRAFTLVEALVTIAILSIMAGVLISAFSSATTDASRMIARQQQAAVQNAVNAWVNGDTNRVNVINATTGAGKLRTVEEIRTDYNSRTTSLARLNLVSGYLDDPTKNHFFSSTTNSDKIKSEALTATKQFLTLPTWASGSYPQVQLNAE, encoded by the coding sequence ATGAATCCATCAACCTGCCGGCACCCACGGGCCTTCACCCTGGTCGAAGCGTTGGTGACCATTGCCATCCTTTCCATCATGGCGGGAGTGTTGATCAGCGCCTTCTCCAGCGCCACGACCGACGCCAGCCGGATGATCGCCCGGCAGCAGCAGGCAGCAGTGCAAAATGCCGTCAACGCCTGGGTCAATGGGGACACGAACCGGGTGAACGTCATCAACGCCACCACAGGTGCAGGGAAACTCCGGACGGTGGAGGAGATACGCACCGACTACAACAGCCGCACCACCTCCCTGGCCCGGTTGAACCTTGTTTCCGGCTACCTTGACGATCCCACAAAGAACCACTTCTTCAGCAGCACGACCAATTCGGACAAGATCAAGAGCGAAGCGCTCACCGCGACGAAGCAATTCCTCACCCTTCCGACTTGGGCATCTGGCTCTTATCCGCAGGTCCAACTCAATGCGGAGTAA
- a CDS encoding type II secretion system protein, with the protein MKNTARKNIIAQGFSLIEMLVVIAVIGVIAAIAIPSISGINDAAAKGKDQRNAQNVVSVFQAGQAAGVTWNTTSAEAAFDDVVAGKKGTGAFDGKLFQVPGLGDAEKTGALKYISTNDSGIYYDKDKK; encoded by the coding sequence ATGAAAAACACAGCACGTAAAAACATCATCGCCCAAGGCTTCAGCCTTATTGAAATGCTGGTCGTGATCGCCGTCATCGGTGTGATCGCCGCCATCGCCATCCCCAGCATCAGCGGCATCAATGACGCCGCGGCCAAGGGCAAGGACCAGCGCAACGCCCAGAACGTTGTTTCCGTCTTTCAAGCGGGGCAGGCCGCCGGTGTGACTTGGAACACCACTTCCGCCGAAGCAGCGTTCGACGACGTCGTCGCTGGTAAAAAAGGCACTGGAGCATTTGATGGCAAGCTCTTCCAAGTTCCTGGCCTGGGTGATGCCGAAAAAACCGGAGCTCTGAAGTACATCTCCACCAACGATTCCGGAATCTACTACGACAAGGACAAAAAGTAA
- a CDS encoding type II secretion system F family protein, giving the protein MLKKVLITNIHTGGRHESYVETDTHEKAIIGSGMSGNETATIEDIVGLDETVHKMTLPKENLEDRVVFFNGLARCLERNIGMIKSLQLQANRVKSPKYRGVIAEMVYDLSIGEKFSDAIAKHPSVFPKELLSLIIAGEEAGQLSAVCRRIGTAQKKTARIIKKLKAGLIYPAIVIVLAVTVVIIMSFTLVPAMQKLYTSLNVALPMGTKALLFVSNTLVHQPWTVAIPIVGMILFFKNWGRISSTRSAQSLFLKLPVISTLVRKSASAVSFRCLAMLLEANVRLSSALAITAEASWHWQYKEFFERLASHINVGRTMHESFLIESHWLGEDGRSICGLIELASETGAGTEMLNEIADDYEDELDGLANQVDKIIEPITIMFLGLMVGFLVYAIYAPIFSLGDAILPGRK; this is encoded by the coding sequence ATGCTCAAGAAAGTCCTCATCACAAACATCCACACCGGCGGCAGGCACGAGTCGTACGTGGAGACGGACACGCATGAAAAGGCCATCATTGGCTCCGGCATGTCCGGAAACGAGACCGCCACCATCGAGGACATCGTGGGCCTGGATGAGACGGTGCACAAAATGACCCTGCCCAAGGAGAACTTGGAGGACCGCGTCGTGTTCTTCAATGGCCTGGCCCGCTGCCTGGAGCGGAACATCGGCATGATCAAGAGCTTGCAGCTCCAGGCCAACCGCGTCAAATCTCCCAAGTACCGCGGCGTCATTGCAGAGATGGTCTATGACCTCTCCATTGGAGAGAAATTCAGCGATGCCATTGCCAAGCATCCCTCCGTTTTCCCAAAGGAACTGCTCAGCCTGATCATCGCTGGCGAAGAAGCCGGCCAGCTCTCCGCCGTCTGCCGGCGCATTGGCACTGCCCAAAAGAAGACTGCCCGCATCATCAAGAAGCTGAAAGCGGGGCTCATTTACCCTGCGATCGTCATCGTGCTGGCCGTGACCGTGGTGATCATCATGAGCTTCACCCTGGTACCGGCCATGCAGAAGCTCTACACCTCCCTCAATGTGGCCTTGCCGATGGGGACCAAGGCGCTGCTGTTCGTTTCCAACACGCTGGTCCACCAACCCTGGACGGTGGCCATCCCCATCGTGGGCATGATCCTTTTCTTCAAGAACTGGGGACGCATCTCCAGCACGCGTTCCGCCCAGTCGTTGTTTCTCAAGTTGCCTGTCATTTCCACACTGGTGCGGAAGTCGGCTTCTGCAGTGAGTTTCCGGTGCCTTGCCATGCTGCTAGAGGCTAATGTGCGACTCTCCAGCGCCCTGGCCATCACTGCCGAAGCCTCCTGGCACTGGCAATACAAGGAGTTCTTTGAACGCCTGGCCAGCCACATCAACGTCGGGCGGACCATGCATGAGTCTTTCCTCATCGAGTCCCACTGGCTGGGTGAAGACGGAAGGTCCATCTGCGGTTTGATCGAGCTGGCATCCGAAACGGGTGCCGGCACAGAAATGCTCAACGAAATCGCGGACGACTACGAGGACGAGCTCGATGGACTGGCCAACCAGGTGGACAAGATCATCGAACCCATCACGATCATGTTTCTGGGTCTTATGGTGGGTTTTCTCGTTTACGCGATTTACGCGCCCATCTTCAGCCTGGGTGACGCCATCCTCCCCGGTCGAAAATGA
- a CDS encoding PulJ/GspJ family protein, whose translation MKVLPKQPSGFSAAEMLVATMVGAVVMGAAALAYSTFVRAQQRFNDVATVRLPSNAKSNFYPGQSGTDISTYMAPNYGSLARAEALREKFITDTAQSVAVYCLYRGNNVFNTVRPASIASPPSGTRMDTPEAFRTYLATAVSGSGSIFTSYRNTGVTPNYSVFFLGFSQTASTIPVLAVYDVDFVDAKNPSATSTSLGTYACVRRYVNGGLTGYYDVIYRASGETESFVPPVVAFERRSLKAITEGTTTIDRFKVAAEQPFYFIFWPDPAMDSLALPANVNTGGVLNGSYGTTDPRRAYNHMAGRTAFMFTTPMFPST comes from the coding sequence ATGAAGGTGCTTCCCAAACAACCCTCCGGCTTTTCAGCCGCGGAAATGCTCGTCGCCACGATGGTGGGGGCCGTGGTCATGGGCGCAGCGGCCCTGGCTTACAGCACCTTTGTACGCGCTCAGCAACGGTTCAATGACGTGGCCACAGTGCGTCTGCCGTCCAATGCCAAGAGCAACTTCTATCCCGGCCAGTCGGGAACGGACATCTCCACCTACATGGCGCCCAACTACGGCAGCCTGGCCCGGGCCGAGGCCCTGAGGGAGAAGTTCATCACGGACACCGCCCAGTCCGTGGCCGTGTATTGCCTGTATCGCGGGAACAATGTCTTCAACACCGTCCGGCCGGCAAGCATCGCCTCGCCGCCCTCGGGTACACGCATGGACACCCCCGAGGCGTTCCGGACCTATCTCGCGACCGCCGTTTCCGGCTCAGGGTCCATTTTCACCAGCTACCGCAACACGGGGGTCACCCCCAACTACTCCGTGTTCTTCCTGGGCTTCTCCCAGACTGCCTCCACCATTCCCGTGCTCGCGGTCTATGATGTGGACTTTGTGGACGCCAAAAATCCCAGCGCCACCAGTACGAGTCTAGGAACTTACGCCTGCGTCCGCCGCTATGTGAACGGCGGCCTGACCGGCTACTATGACGTGATCTACCGCGCCAGCGGGGAGACGGAGTCCTTTGTCCCGCCCGTGGTCGCCTTTGAGCGGCGCTCCCTGAAGGCGATCACGGAGGGCACCACCACCATTGACCGGTTCAAGGTGGCCGCTGAGCAGCCATTCTACTTCATCTTCTGGCCGGATCCCGCCATGGATTCCCTGGCCCTGCCCGCCAACGTGAACACCGGCGGGGTGCTCAACGGCAGCTACGGCACCACCGATCCCCGGCGTGCCTACAACCATATGGCAGGCCGGACGGCCTTCATGTTCACCACGCCGATGTTCCCCTCCACCTAG
- a CDS encoding type IV pilus twitching motility protein PilT, with the protein MTPQDDIHERSILGQRILQISQNSGISDFYITPWEPLVYRLNGKLYYDVYTYEPTVAIEAKPGTQDYAVSMGGRRYRVNRLSTRGRSRWVLRLLPENIPTLENIYLPPPAIKSFLEAKNGLFLVCGATGSGKSTTIAALVLERAKRRQEHVITFEDPIEYLYPQGLPSLISQREIGSDELDFGTSLRAALRQAPDVIVVGEIRDGETAEIALQAAETGHLVVATLHTSSAAQTVQRYLKLISSERLENAMLSFADSFRGILCQRLLADDQKQRRFAIHELLLPYDSVCGVIRRGEFKKLDHELEAGMTRGMISFDRSLQQREYEGWKPAFNRPTGFTENEVLDYLQKEQLLSSYAAA; encoded by the coding sequence ATGACTCCGCAAGACGACATCCACGAGCGCAGCATCCTGGGACAGCGCATCCTGCAAATCTCCCAGAACTCAGGGATCAGTGATTTTTACATCACCCCGTGGGAGCCGCTGGTGTACCGGCTCAATGGCAAGCTCTACTATGACGTCTATACTTATGAGCCCACGGTGGCGATTGAGGCGAAGCCGGGCACCCAAGACTATGCGGTGAGCATGGGCGGGCGTCGCTACCGCGTGAACCGCCTCTCCACCCGCGGTCGCTCCCGCTGGGTGCTGCGCCTTCTGCCAGAAAACATCCCCACCCTGGAGAACATCTATCTTCCGCCGCCGGCCATCAAATCGTTCCTGGAGGCGAAGAACGGGCTCTTCCTCGTCTGCGGAGCCACGGGCAGCGGCAAGTCCACCACCATTGCCGCGCTGGTGCTGGAGCGGGCCAAACGCCGCCAGGAGCATGTGATCACCTTTGAGGATCCGATCGAGTATCTCTATCCCCAAGGGCTGCCCTCCCTCATCTCCCAGCGCGAGATTGGGAGTGATGAGCTAGACTTCGGCACATCCCTGCGCGCCGCGTTGCGCCAGGCACCTGATGTGATCGTGGTGGGGGAAATACGCGATGGTGAAACCGCTGAAATTGCCCTCCAGGCAGCTGAAACCGGCCACCTTGTGGTCGCCACGCTGCATACCTCCAGCGCCGCACAAACGGTGCAGCGCTATCTCAAACTCATTTCTTCTGAACGGCTGGAGAACGCCATGCTCTCCTTTGCCGACTCCTTCCGTGGCATCCTCTGCCAGCGCCTGCTGGCGGACGACCAGAAGCAACGTCGTTTCGCCATTCACGAACTCCTCCTGCCTTATGACTCCGTCTGCGGGGTCATCCGCCGTGGCGAATTCAAGAAGCTCGATCACGAGCTCGAGGCTGGCATGACCCGCGGGATGATCAGCTTCGACCGCAGCCTCCAGCAGCGGGAGTACGAAGGCTGGAAACCCGCTTTCAACCGCCCCACGGGTTTCACAGAAAACGAGGTGCTCGACTACCTCCAGAAAGAACAGCTTCTCTCCTCCTATGCCGCTGCTTGA
- a CDS encoding choice-of-anchor K domain-containing protein has translation MSLANHRHKNQNRPGFTLVELILAIAITSVLAAVVVVNMAGTKIAAEETKLKVDVNKLNNLISLYVADGGSLAGATTPQSVVDKLKTVRTNADAKLQAGALTGRYVDIRLAARVQNSTEASTSAPRALWNSTTKRFDIVSAPGAAGVSDFVLDDALAETLYPTESRTRTTMQYNGANGWVWAPDGNNRNNAFLNPANATLSLQDNVFDPTIAPPTETTSGSTTSGSTTSGSTTSGSTTSGSTTSGSTTSGSTTSGSTTSGSTTSGSTTSGSTTSGSTTSGGTTSGGTTGATTPTTLPKPINQPNGATYSEANFPATVTINSNGAPSVGSVLRYRKNSGSWTDYTGPIPVVSGDKIESKNFTTLPLLYKDGSSDSDTYYKLVASFTGSHTPIWTSIAGGSNLKHTTDNTDPDSITVSHGDTRLDLGGGQYLDAGVENRMDFNRSSFSGATANTDFNLGEMIILNGTTFNDSEATSATLRLTMALTQPVTQSGTIDINFTMVSTPNTSDRLASADTVTVQNPTTSFKVTTGGVTYTLQVRLVSLDADSGVVSGNTFYIYEGASARAALVGKFVSNK, from the coding sequence ATGTCACTCGCCAATCATCGACATAAAAATCAGAACCGACCCGGCTTCACGCTGGTGGAACTGATTTTGGCGATCGCCATCACCTCTGTGCTGGCTGCTGTGGTCGTGGTGAACATGGCTGGCACCAAGATCGCGGCGGAGGAGACAAAGCTGAAGGTGGACGTGAACAAGCTGAACAACCTGATCTCCCTTTATGTGGCAGATGGAGGATCCCTCGCAGGTGCGACCACCCCCCAAAGCGTGGTGGACAAATTGAAGACGGTGAGGACGAATGCCGATGCAAAGCTCCAGGCTGGAGCGTTGACCGGGCGGTATGTGGACATCCGGCTGGCAGCCAGGGTGCAAAACAGCACTGAAGCGTCCACCTCCGCACCCAGAGCCCTGTGGAACTCAACGACAAAGAGGTTTGACATCGTCAGCGCCCCCGGGGCGGCGGGAGTGTCCGACTTTGTCCTTGATGATGCGCTCGCGGAAACACTCTACCCCACAGAAAGCCGTACGCGGACCACCATGCAATATAATGGTGCCAACGGCTGGGTGTGGGCACCGGACGGGAACAACCGGAACAACGCGTTCCTCAACCCCGCGAATGCCACTTTGAGTCTTCAAGACAACGTTTTTGACCCCACCATCGCTCCGCCCACGGAGACGACGAGCGGGAGTACCACCAGCGGGAGCACGACCTCCGGGAGCACAACAAGTGGCAGCACCACCAGCGGAAGCACCACCTCTGGGAGCACAACAAGTGGCAGCACCACCAGCGGGAGCACCACCTCTGGGAGCACAACAAGTGGCAGTACCACCAGCGGAAGCACCACCTCTGGGAGCACCACGTCTGGTGGCACCACCAGCGGCGGCACGACAGGTGCGACGACCCCGACGACGCTGCCCAAGCCCATCAACCAGCCAAACGGCGCCACCTACTCTGAGGCCAACTTCCCCGCGACGGTGACCATCAACTCGAATGGTGCCCCCTCCGTGGGAAGCGTGCTGCGCTACCGCAAAAACAGCGGCTCGTGGACTGACTACACGGGGCCGATTCCAGTAGTGTCTGGGGACAAGATCGAGTCCAAAAATTTCACAACGCTGCCGCTCCTGTACAAAGACGGCAGCTCTGACTCCGACACCTACTACAAGCTGGTGGCCAGCTTCACAGGCTCGCACACCCCCATCTGGACAAGCATCGCGGGCGGCAGCAACCTGAAGCACACCACGGACAACACTGACCCGGACAGCATCACCGTAAGCCACGGGGACACCCGGCTGGACCTGGGCGGCGGGCAGTACCTGGATGCCGGGGTGGAGAACCGGATGGACTTCAACCGGAGCAGTTTCTCAGGAGCCACGGCCAACACCGACTTCAACCTGGGGGAAATGATCATTCTCAATGGAACCACCTTCAATGACTCGGAGGCCACCAGCGCAACCCTGCGGCTCACGATGGCGCTCACCCAGCCGGTGACGCAGAGCGGCACCATCGACATCAACTTCACGATGGTGAGCACGCCCAACACGAGTGACCGCCTGGCCAGCGCGGACACCGTCACGGTCCAGAACCCCACCACCAGTTTCAAGGTCACCACAGGGGGGGTCACCTACACCCTGCAGGTCCGGCTCGTCAGCCTGGATGCGGACTCAGGCGTGGTGTCAGGAAACACCTTCTACATCTACGAGGGCGCCTCTGCCCGTGCTGCCTTGGTGGGCAAGTTCGTGAGCAACAAATAG
- a CDS encoding type II secretion system protein GspD, with product MGSLLPVAGQDVSLMRLTSPQYEAEAAKLRSLPSRPYEFSKAMLGDVIRFLATDAGMSFFSLPDGSPEADRLITFTLNASPFQALETLCKANGLALVPDGGIWYVRSADDKELIGKAYLVKHNSMERVSKISAGGGSAISMPQSGSTSGEGGSGSGNVTSGGVDLQGARETFRTERSELINDIRAILDLGPENGSSGGGGIVALAGAGFSEPTAAAPAGPATNGVPLDIYGNIRKPKVLWKSDSNTLYVVATRLQHMWVEGYLAAADKPQSQIAIEVKFFETSRDPAKEFGVDWSGTFGQSGLFRQVDSVTSDPETGQQTVNTTNIAQTEGGYRADLSNLLSLGNLNEAKAFLAPSTAVLSAQDVNIKLRAMLKDQETRTVSYPRMVTTNNREVVIRSVVNQPVLGGSASTSLGTGSTTTSSISYLPIGTVINILPKRMMDDKINLNLAITVSSIIGTEVIQGNPYPVASSRVYSAPVELNNGYTVAVGGLDEAREQEGEQGIPVLGKIPILGYAFKTKGKAKNHKNLMIFITPSLIDVRDGGLPEKPQSVLPRKPEELMPKTPRIGEDGGLVGGINAIPGGILFLQRSSDEIKQTILEARGTKEDYARVDELEAAVKKLGAEVDHYLAAQPDKWEELNKYKWQIAGLLDDVKKHRRALFKKSYY from the coding sequence ATGGGCTCGCTGCTCCCTGTCGCTGGGCAGGATGTCAGCCTCATGCGGCTGACCTCACCCCAGTATGAGGCTGAGGCCGCCAAGCTCCGGTCTCTTCCATCCCGCCCGTACGAGTTTTCGAAGGCGATGCTGGGTGATGTGATCCGCTTTCTTGCCACGGATGCAGGGATGTCCTTCTTTTCGCTACCGGATGGCAGCCCTGAGGCGGACCGTTTGATCACCTTCACGCTGAACGCGAGCCCCTTTCAGGCGCTGGAGACGTTGTGCAAGGCCAACGGTCTGGCGCTGGTGCCTGATGGAGGCATCTGGTATGTTCGCTCGGCGGATGACAAGGAGCTCATCGGAAAGGCCTACCTGGTGAAGCACAACTCCATGGAGAGGGTCTCCAAGATTTCCGCAGGCGGCGGCAGCGCCATCAGTATGCCGCAGTCGGGCTCAACCAGCGGTGAAGGCGGGAGCGGTTCTGGGAATGTGACGTCTGGCGGGGTGGACCTCCAAGGTGCCCGCGAAACCTTCCGGACAGAGCGGAGCGAATTGATCAACGACATCCGCGCCATCCTCGACCTGGGGCCGGAGAACGGGAGCAGCGGAGGCGGCGGCATTGTCGCTCTTGCTGGTGCGGGATTCTCAGAGCCCACCGCAGCAGCTCCCGCAGGACCTGCAACCAATGGAGTGCCGCTGGATATCTATGGCAACATCCGCAAGCCCAAGGTGCTGTGGAAGTCGGACTCCAACACGCTCTATGTGGTGGCGACCCGGTTGCAGCACATGTGGGTGGAAGGCTATCTCGCCGCAGCCGACAAACCCCAGTCGCAAATCGCCATTGAGGTGAAGTTCTTTGAAACCAGCCGTGATCCAGCCAAGGAGTTTGGGGTGGACTGGTCCGGCACCTTTGGCCAAAGCGGTCTCTTTCGCCAGGTCGATTCGGTGACGTCAGACCCCGAGACGGGGCAGCAGACCGTCAACACAACGAACATTGCCCAGACTGAAGGCGGATACCGCGCAGACCTCTCGAACTTGCTATCCCTTGGCAACCTGAATGAGGCGAAGGCCTTCCTGGCCCCCTCCACCGCAGTGCTGAGCGCCCAGGATGTGAACATCAAACTGCGCGCCATGCTCAAGGACCAGGAGACCAGGACGGTGAGCTACCCGCGCATGGTGACGACGAACAACCGCGAGGTGGTGATCCGCAGCGTGGTGAACCAGCCGGTGTTGGGAGGATCTGCATCCACCAGCCTGGGCACAGGCTCCACGACGACATCGTCCATCAGCTACCTGCCCATCGGCACGGTCATCAACATCCTCCCAAAGCGTATGATGGATGACAAGATCAACCTGAACCTCGCCATCACCGTCTCCAGCATCATCGGTACCGAGGTGATTCAAGGGAATCCCTATCCCGTGGCTTCGAGCCGTGTGTACAGCGCCCCGGTGGAGTTGAACAACGGCTACACGGTCGCAGTGGGTGGCCTGGACGAAGCTCGTGAGCAGGAAGGTGAGCAGGGCATTCCGGTTCTAGGAAAAATACCCATCCTTGGGTACGCCTTCAAAACCAAGGGCAAGGCAAAGAATCACAAGAACCTCATGATCTTCATCACGCCCTCCCTCATTGATGTGCGCGATGGCGGTCTGCCGGAGAAGCCCCAGTCGGTGCTGCCTCGCAAGCCGGAGGAACTCATGCCCAAGACTCCACGCATTGGAGAAGACGGCGGACTGGTTGGAGGAATCAACGCCATCCCGGGAGGCATCCTGTTCCTGCAACGCAGCAGCGACGAGATCAAGCAGACCATTCTGGAGGCCCGCGGCACCAAGGAGGACTATGCCCGTGTTGATGAACTTGAAGCCGCTGTGAAGAAGCTTGGCGCTGAAGTGGATCACTATCTGGCCGCGCAGCCAGACAAGTGGGAGGAGCTCAACAAATACAAGTGGCAGATTGCCGGTTTGCTGGACGATGTGAAAAAGCACCGCCGGGCGCTCTTCAAGAAGAGCTATTACTGA
- a CDS encoding dienelactone hydrolase family protein, which translates to MKTLPLSGLLAALCTVFVLTPMNTQAGIKETAVEYTSAGTTCEGWHVYDDAKTGKLPAVLIVHQWTGPSDYEKMRARMLAELGYNVFVADIYGKGIRPQPPEAGKEAGKYKNDRKLYRERLTSAFNLLAQNEHTDVSKMAVIGYCFGGTGALELARSGTPVKAVVSFHGSLGSPTPEDAKNIKGQVLVCHGEDDPFVPGAEVEAFHSEMKVAGVKYKFVAYPGAVHSFTQKHAGDDVSKGAAYNAEADAKSWEAMKELFAGTLK; encoded by the coding sequence ATGAAAACCTTGCCTCTCTCCGGCCTTCTGGCCGCCCTGTGCACCGTCTTCGTGTTGACTCCGATGAACACCCAGGCTGGAATCAAAGAAACCGCGGTGGAATACACGTCTGCCGGCACCACCTGCGAAGGCTGGCACGTCTATGACGACGCCAAAACCGGCAAACTCCCCGCAGTGTTGATTGTGCACCAGTGGACCGGCCCCAGCGACTACGAAAAAATGCGGGCCCGCATGCTCGCTGAGCTGGGCTACAATGTCTTCGTCGCCGACATCTACGGCAAGGGCATCCGCCCCCAGCCACCTGAGGCTGGCAAGGAAGCGGGCAAGTACAAGAATGACCGCAAACTCTATCGCGAACGCCTCACCTCCGCCTTCAATCTGCTCGCCCAGAACGAGCACACCGATGTCAGCAAGATGGCCGTGATCGGCTACTGCTTTGGCGGCACAGGCGCCCTCGAACTGGCCCGCAGCGGCACCCCGGTGAAAGCGGTGGTGAGCTTCCACGGCAGCCTGGGTTCCCCCACGCCGGAAGATGCCAAGAACATCAAAGGCCAGGTGCTCGTCTGCCATGGTGAGGATGACCCCTTCGTTCCCGGCGCCGAAGTCGAAGCCTTCCACAGCGAGATGAAAGTCGCCGGTGTGAAGTACAAGTTCGTGGCCTATCCCGGTGCCGTGCATTCCTTCACCCAGAAGCACGCCGGTGACGATGTCAGCAAAGGCGCCGCCTACAACGCCGAAGCCGACGCCAAATCCTGGGAGGCGATGAAGGAGCTCTTCGCCGGGACATTGAAGTAA